One genomic window of Moorella glycerini includes the following:
- a CDS encoding DUF4342 domain-containing protein produces MTELEKIDQLRERLGLSYREAREALERAGGDVLEALVQYEESTREGLQRELAGWSGKLVERIRSILRQGNVMRIKVKKDGKTVAEIPATVGALGVLGVLASSELAILAGLSTVAALFNRYTLEVERRDGQVEEHPLDVENQVDK; encoded by the coding sequence ATGACGGAACTGGAAAAAATCGACCAGTTGCGCGAGCGCTTAGGATTAAGTTACCGGGAAGCCAGGGAGGCCCTGGAGCGGGCCGGCGGTGATGTCCTGGAGGCCCTGGTCCAGTATGAAGAGAGTACCAGGGAAGGGCTGCAGAGGGAACTGGCCGGCTGGAGCGGTAAACTGGTGGAACGCATTCGCAGCATCCTGCGCCAGGGTAATGTCATGCGGATTAAAGTCAAGAAGGACGGCAAAACCGTGGCTGAAATACCGGCAACCGTGGGCGCCCTGGGGGTCTTAGGTGTCCTGGCCAGCAGCGAACTGGCCATCCTGGCCGGTTTGAGCACGGTAGCGGCCCTCTTTAACCGCTATACCCTGGAAGTAGAGCGGCGTGACGGCCAGGTGGAAGAACATCCCCTGGATGTAGAGAACCAGGTTGACAAGTAG
- the glyQ gene encoding glycine--tRNA ligase subunit alpha, translating to MNFQELIMTLQQYWAARGCVIQQPYDLEKGAGTMQPATFLRVLGPEPWRVAYVEPSRRPTDGRYGENPNRLQHYYQYQVILKPSPDDVQDLYLKSLEAIGINPHEHDIRFVEDNWESPTLGAWGLGWEVWLDGMEITQFTYFQQCGGFDCRPVSAEITYGLERLAMYIQQVNSVFDIEWVDGITYGDIHHQAEVDYSHYNFTVADISMLFALFNAYEAEARRVVEQGLVQPAYDYVLKCSHTFNLLDARGAISVTERTAYIGRVRHLARLCAAAYLEQRQKLGYPLLKGEGGVMAPSSPSPAAVVSGQDRKDAFDVK from the coding sequence TTGAATTTCCAGGAACTCATCATGACCCTGCAGCAGTACTGGGCGGCCCGGGGCTGCGTTATCCAGCAGCCCTACGACCTGGAAAAAGGAGCCGGCACCATGCAACCGGCTACCTTTTTACGGGTACTGGGACCGGAGCCCTGGCGGGTAGCCTATGTCGAACCCTCCCGCCGGCCTACCGACGGCCGCTACGGTGAAAACCCCAACCGCCTCCAGCATTACTACCAGTACCAGGTCATCTTAAAGCCCTCCCCCGACGATGTCCAGGATTTATACTTAAAGAGCCTGGAAGCCATCGGCATCAATCCCCACGAGCATGATATCCGCTTTGTTGAGGATAACTGGGAATCTCCTACCCTGGGCGCCTGGGGCCTGGGGTGGGAGGTCTGGCTGGATGGCATGGAGATCACCCAGTTCACCTACTTCCAGCAGTGCGGCGGGTTTGACTGCCGGCCGGTGAGCGCCGAGATTACCTACGGCCTGGAACGGCTGGCCATGTACATCCAGCAGGTGAACAGCGTCTTTGATATTGAATGGGTAGACGGCATCACCTACGGTGACATCCACCACCAGGCAGAGGTTGACTACTCCCACTACAACTTTACCGTGGCCGACATCAGCATGCTTTTTGCCCTTTTTAATGCCTATGAAGCTGAAGCCAGGCGGGTGGTGGAACAGGGCCTGGTCCAGCCGGCCTATGACTATGTCCTCAAGTGTTCCCATACCTTTAACCTCCTGGATGCCCGGGGGGCCATCAGCGTTACCGAGCGGACGGCCTACATCGGCCGGGTACGCCACCTGGCCCGCCTGTGCGCCGCTGCGTATCTAGAGCAACGGCAAAAACTGGGCTATCCCTTGCTTAAGGGAGAGGGTGGGGTCATGGCGCCGTCAAGCCCTTCCCCTGCAGCTGTAGTCTCCGGCCAGGACCGCAAAGACGCCTTTGATGTTAAATAA
- a CDS encoding pyruvate, water dikinase regulatory protein: MSDSLGETAEYVARAAASQFDGGELDIRRVPYVTDAEHLEEVINEAAQEQGIIAFTLVLPELKKQLLELAAGRGLAAVDLLGPLMDAIARVTGVQPRLEPGLIRRLDEDYFRKMEAIDFAVKYDNGKDTRGLSHADLVLIGVSRTSKTPVCMYLAHKRLRAANLALVPEVPLPEELLSLPPEKIIGLTIDAEKLYQIRQERLKTLGLPGQAGYATRSRIEEELAYARKVMEQLGCPVIDVTNKAVEETAGKILQIYYRREGYGK, from the coding sequence ATTTCCGACTCCTTAGGGGAAACGGCCGAATATGTAGCCCGGGCGGCGGCCAGCCAGTTTGACGGCGGCGAGCTGGACATCCGCCGGGTACCCTATGTGACCGATGCCGAGCACCTGGAAGAGGTCATTAACGAAGCGGCCCAGGAACAGGGCATTATTGCCTTTACCCTGGTCCTGCCGGAATTAAAAAAGCAGCTGCTGGAACTGGCGGCAGGCCGGGGGCTGGCGGCCGTAGACCTGTTGGGCCCCCTGATGGATGCCATTGCCCGGGTGACGGGGGTGCAGCCGCGGCTGGAGCCGGGCCTCATCCGCCGCCTGGACGAAGATTATTTCCGCAAGATGGAGGCCATTGATTTTGCCGTTAAATATGACAACGGCAAGGATACCCGCGGCCTCAGTCACGCCGACCTGGTCTTGATCGGCGTATCCAGGACTTCCAAGACGCCGGTGTGTATGTACCTGGCCCACAAGCGCCTGCGGGCCGCCAATCTCGCCCTGGTACCGGAGGTACCCCTCCCGGAAGAATTGCTTTCCCTGCCGCCGGAAAAGATAATAGGGCTGACCATAGATGCTGAAAAGTTGTACCAGATTCGCCAGGAACGCCTGAAAACCCTGGGTTTGCCCGGGCAGGCCGGTTACGCCACCCGGAGCCGTATTGAGGAGGAGCTGGCCTATGCCCGTAAAGTGATGGAGCAGCTGGGCTGCCCGGTTATTGACGTTACCAATAAGGCCGTCGAAGAGACGGCCGGTAAAATACTCCAAATCTATTATCGGAGGGAAGGTTATGGCAAGTAA
- the ppdK gene encoding pyruvate, phosphate dikinase encodes MASKKYVYLFSEGRADMRRLLGGKGANLAEMTNIGLPVPQGITITCEACNEYNRLGQQFPPGMEEEVAARLKDLEAINGKKLGDPQNPLLVSVRSGAPVSMPGMMDTILNLGLNDESVKGLAAQTGDERFALDCYRRFIQMFGNVVLGIEHNNFEAVLEKHKERLGVKFDNELTPEALREVIAEYKDVVKNQSGRDFPQDPQEQLYMAIRAVFGSWNNPRAIVYRKINKIPDDLGTAVNIQTMVFGNMGPTSGTGVAFTRNPSTGEKGVYGEYLINAQGEDVVAGIRTPKPISSLKEEMPEVYRQFEDICQLLEKHYRDMQDIEFTIEKGKLFILQTRNGKRTAAAAVKIAVDMVNEGLITREEAVLRVDADQLGQLMHRRIDPKAKLQVVAKGLPASPGAASGQVVFDADEAEKMGLDGQKVILVRTETTPDDIHGIVQAQGVLTARGGMTSHAAVVARGMGKPAVTGCDAIKIDVENKRFFIGDLVVKEGDVISIDGSTGNVMLGEVPLIDPQLTGEFETILEWADSFRRLKVRANADTPEDARRAREFGAEGIGLTRTEHMFMQVDRLPVVQEMILAKTKEEREAALARLLPMQQGDFYGILKAMEGLPVTIRLLDPPLHEFLPNIEELLVDVTRLQATNGDPKELEAKQALLREVRARHEFNPMLGHRGCRLGITYPEIYAMQARAIFQAVAQLVKEGIKVLPEVEIPLVIHVNELKRLHELVDEVAAAVKKETGVDFEYRVGTMIEMPRACATADEIAREAEFFSFGTNDLTQTTFGFSRDDAEGKFLHQYVEEKILKEDPFIVLDRDGVGKFMKMAVELGRSTNPKLEVGICGEHGGEPSSVEFCHQIGLNYVSCSPFRVPVARLAAAQAALKEKKGQLEQKGE; translated from the coding sequence ATGGCAAGTAAAAAGTATGTCTACCTGTTTAGCGAGGGTAGGGCCGATATGCGGCGCCTCCTCGGGGGTAAAGGGGCAAACCTCGCCGAAATGACCAACATCGGCCTGCCCGTGCCCCAGGGGATTACCATTACCTGCGAGGCCTGCAATGAATACAACCGCCTGGGCCAGCAGTTCCCGCCCGGCATGGAGGAAGAAGTTGCCGCCCGCCTGAAGGATCTCGAGGCCATTAACGGCAAAAAACTCGGCGACCCCCAGAATCCCCTGCTTGTCTCCGTCCGTTCCGGGGCACCCGTATCCATGCCCGGAATGATGGATACCATCCTGAACCTGGGGTTAAACGACGAGTCGGTAAAGGGCCTGGCCGCCCAGACGGGCGACGAGCGCTTTGCCCTGGACTGCTACCGCCGCTTCATCCAGATGTTTGGCAATGTCGTCCTGGGAATCGAACATAACAATTTTGAAGCTGTCCTGGAAAAACATAAAGAACGCCTGGGTGTCAAATTTGACAACGAGTTGACCCCGGAAGCTTTACGCGAGGTTATTGCCGAGTACAAGGATGTCGTCAAGAACCAGAGCGGCCGCGACTTCCCCCAGGACCCCCAGGAACAGCTTTACATGGCCATCCGCGCCGTCTTTGGCTCCTGGAACAACCCGCGGGCCATCGTCTACCGCAAGATCAATAAGATTCCCGATGACCTGGGTACCGCCGTCAACATCCAGACCATGGTCTTCGGCAACATGGGCCCCACCAGCGGTACCGGCGTGGCCTTTACCCGCAACCCGTCCACCGGCGAGAAGGGCGTTTACGGCGAGTACCTCATCAACGCCCAGGGCGAGGACGTGGTGGCCGGCATCCGCACGCCCAAGCCAATCAGCAGCCTGAAGGAAGAGATGCCGGAAGTCTACCGCCAGTTTGAAGACATCTGCCAGCTCCTGGAGAAGCACTACCGCGATATGCAGGATATCGAGTTTACCATTGAGAAAGGCAAGCTCTTCATCCTCCAGACCCGCAACGGCAAGCGCACGGCGGCTGCGGCCGTTAAAATTGCCGTCGACATGGTCAACGAAGGCCTGATTACCAGGGAAGAAGCCGTCCTGCGCGTCGACGCCGATCAACTGGGCCAGCTAATGCACCGCCGCATCGACCCAAAGGCCAAACTGCAGGTGGTAGCCAAAGGCCTGCCGGCCTCTCCCGGCGCCGCCTCCGGCCAGGTGGTCTTTGACGCCGATGAAGCCGAAAAAATGGGCCTCGACGGGCAAAAGGTCATCCTGGTGCGTACTGAAACTACCCCGGACGACATCCATGGCATCGTCCAGGCCCAGGGTGTGCTGACGGCCCGGGGCGGCATGACCAGCCATGCGGCCGTGGTGGCCCGGGGCATGGGTAAACCGGCCGTCACCGGCTGCGACGCCATTAAAATTGACGTCGAAAACAAGCGCTTCTTTATCGGCGACCTGGTGGTCAAAGAAGGCGACGTCATCTCCATCGACGGCTCCACCGGCAACGTCATGCTGGGCGAAGTCCCCTTGATTGACCCGCAGCTGACCGGTGAATTTGAAACCATCCTGGAGTGGGCCGACTCCTTCCGCCGGCTCAAAGTCCGCGCCAATGCCGACACGCCGGAAGACGCCCGCAGGGCAAGGGAATTCGGCGCCGAGGGCATCGGCCTCACCCGTACCGAGCACATGTTCATGCAGGTCGACCGGCTGCCTGTTGTCCAGGAGATGATCCTGGCTAAGACCAAAGAAGAACGCGAAGCAGCCCTGGCCAGGCTCCTGCCCATGCAGCAGGGCGACTTCTACGGCATCTTGAAGGCCATGGAAGGCCTGCCGGTGACCATCCGGCTTCTCGACCCGCCCCTGCACGAGTTCCTGCCCAATATTGAAGAACTGCTGGTGGATGTCACCCGCCTGCAGGCGACAAACGGCGACCCCAAAGAGCTGGAAGCCAAGCAGGCCCTGCTGCGCGAGGTGCGGGCGCGGCATGAGTTTAACCCCATGCTGGGTCACCGCGGCTGCCGCTTAGGGATCACCTACCCGGAGATCTACGCCATGCAGGCCCGGGCCATCTTCCAGGCCGTCGCCCAGCTGGTAAAGGAAGGGATCAAGGTCCTGCCGGAAGTGGAGATCCCCCTGGTCATCCATGTCAACGAGTTAAAGCGCCTCCACGAGCTGGTGGATGAGGTGGCCGCAGCGGTGAAAAAGGAAACGGGCGTCGACTTCGAGTACAGGGTCGGCACCATGATCGAAATGCCGCGGGCCTGCGCCACGGCCGATGAAATTGCCAGGGAAGCCGAGTTCTTCTCCTTCGGCACCAACGACCTGACCCAGACCACCTTTGGCTTCAGCCGTGACGACGCCGAAGGCAAATTCCTGCACCAGTATGTGGAAGAGAAGATCCTGAAAGAGGATCCCTTCATCGTCCTCGACCGTGACGGCGTGGGCAAATTCATGAAGATGGCCGTCGAACTGGGCCGCAGCACCAATCCCAAGCTGGAAGTCGGCATCTGCGGCGAGCACGGCGGCGAACCCAGCTCGGTGGAGTTCTGCCACCAGATCGGCCTCAACTACGTCAGCTGCTCACCCTTCCGGGTGCCGGTAGCCAGGCTGGCCGCCGCCCAGGCCGCTTTGAAGGAAAAGAAGGGCCAGCTGGAGCAAAAGGGAGAATAA
- a CDS encoding helix-turn-helix transcriptional regulator: MQLSPRQQQIVAIVKRSGPITSRQIAEELNLTRAALRPDLAVLTMSGILEARPRVGYFLSSKPSQALVAEEIKKIKVGDVKGLPRVIRASASVYDAIVNMFIEDVGTLMVVDEEGHLEGVLSRKDLLKAAIGGGNLQKMPASVVMTRMPNIICTTPEESVLTAARKIIEHEVDALPVVRPVDGQAKKLEVIGRLTKTTITRLFVELGEGRS, encoded by the coding sequence GTGCAGCTTTCCCCGCGGCAACAGCAGATAGTGGCCATCGTTAAACGTTCCGGGCCCATTACCAGCCGGCAGATTGCCGAGGAGTTAAATCTTACCCGCGCCGCCCTGCGCCCGGACCTGGCCGTCCTCACCATGTCAGGCATCCTGGAAGCCCGTCCCCGGGTAGGCTATTTTTTAAGCAGCAAGCCCTCCCAGGCCCTGGTGGCGGAAGAGATTAAAAAAATCAAGGTGGGAGACGTCAAAGGACTGCCGCGGGTCATCAGGGCCAGTGCCTCTGTCTATGATGCCATCGTGAACATGTTTATCGAAGACGTCGGTACCCTGATGGTGGTCGACGAAGAAGGCCACCTGGAGGGTGTTCTTTCCCGTAAAGACTTGCTTAAAGCCGCCATTGGCGGCGGTAACCTGCAAAAGATGCCGGCCTCGGTGGTTATGACCCGCATGCCCAACATTATCTGCACCACACCGGAAGAATCCGTCCTGACAGCTGCCCGTAAAATAATTGAACACGAGGTCGATGCCCTGCCGGTGGTCCGCCCGGTGGACGGGCAGGCTAAAAAACTGGAGGTAATAGGCCGCCTGACCAAGACGACCATTACCAGGCTGTTTGTGGAACTGGGAGAAGGCAGATCTTAG
- a CDS encoding DeoR/GlpR family DNA-binding transcription regulator, whose translation MISIQRRKIIIDKINSGMPLSVSELSRELGVSPMTIRRDLSSLEKEGLLTRTHGGAVPVGGGSEEEPSFDEKLNQFPAEKLAIARKAAELIKDGDTILLNAGTTVTALAWLLKDRQNLTVVTNTVNIAMELAQSEGINLVLTGGNMRTRSYAMVGSLTERVLREIHVQKAFLGVNGISIEHGLTTPNMTEAHTNSLMIKAADEIIVLADHSKIGRVTLSRFAPIEAVTTLITDRAAPPDFIEELARRGIEVIVV comes from the coding sequence ATGATTTCCATCCAGCGCCGTAAAATAATTATCGATAAAATTAACTCAGGCATGCCCTTAAGCGTCAGCGAGCTCAGCCGGGAACTGGGCGTATCGCCGATGACCATTCGCCGCGACCTCAGCAGCCTGGAGAAGGAGGGCCTCCTCACCCGTACCCATGGAGGGGCGGTACCTGTAGGCGGGGGCAGTGAGGAAGAGCCTTCTTTCGATGAAAAGCTCAACCAGTTCCCCGCGGAAAAGCTGGCCATCGCCCGCAAAGCGGCGGAACTGATTAAAGACGGCGACACCATACTTCTCAATGCCGGCACCACGGTCACGGCCCTGGCCTGGTTGCTTAAAGACCGCCAGAATTTAACAGTAGTTACCAACACCGTCAACATCGCCATGGAACTGGCCCAGAGCGAAGGTATCAACCTGGTGCTGACGGGAGGCAACATGCGGACCAGGTCCTATGCCATGGTGGGTTCCCTGACGGAACGGGTATTAAGGGAGATTCACGTCCAGAAGGCTTTCCTGGGCGTCAACGGCATCAGCATCGAACACGGCTTGACGACGCCCAATATGACCGAAGCTCATACCAATAGCTTAATGATTAAAGCTGCCGACGAAATAATAGTCCTGGCCGACCATTCCAAAATCGGCCGGGTGACTTTATCACGCTTTGCCCCCATTGAAGCTGTAACTACCCTTATTACTGATAGAGCTGCCCCGCCGGATTTCATTGAAGAACTGGCCAGGCGCGGCATTGAAGTAATTGTTGTTTAA
- the glyS gene encoding glycine--tRNA ligase subunit beta, whose translation MARDLVFEIGTEEIPARFMPPALEQMAALAGQLLQEYRLKYQQVTTYGTPRRLALYITGLAEEQEELVQEIKGPPVKVAFTADGQPTKAALGFARNNGVPVEELVTRKFNGGEYVFAVKKEAGRPAREVLPDLLAAVVDGLTFPKPMRWGSLEMRFARPIRWLLALFGEEVVPLELAGLTSGRVTYGHRVLAPGPHEVPAAPAYLQVLEQNYVLADQHRRRRLIWEQITQLAAREGGRVEEDPDLLEEINYLLEYPTALAGRFNPEYLKLPREVVITPMRDHQRYFPVWNNRGELLPLFITVHNGTAGHLDTISRGNERVLAARLADAAFFYREDQKTPLAARVAKLEEIVFQESLGTMLAKTRRLMRLSRMLVRTLDLPGELAPVVERTAELAKADLVTSMVYEFPELQGIMGSYYAAHDGEAPEVCQGIRQHYWPRFAGDRLPDSLTGMVVGLADRLDTLVGCFGAGLIPTGSQDPYALRRQATGLVTMAVELNLKFSLAGVIAAAYEGYTEGGIRLAQDLPAVQEQLAGFCRQRLEHILAEKGIRFDVIQACLAAGSDDLAGVYHRARDLSAFREEEGFAALQTAFTRAFNLARQAGERYVLQPGALTEKVEIDLYRALEQARRQAEPLLREGNYLGALKAMAALREPIDAFFDGVLVMAPEKEVRNNRLALLQGVVDLVFQVADFSRLVP comes from the coding sequence GTGGCCCGCGACCTTGTATTTGAAATAGGCACCGAAGAGATTCCCGCCCGCTTCATGCCTCCGGCCCTGGAGCAAATGGCCGCTCTGGCCGGGCAGCTTTTACAGGAGTACCGCTTAAAATACCAGCAGGTAACAACATACGGTACCCCCCGCCGGCTGGCCCTTTACATAACCGGCCTGGCTGAAGAGCAGGAGGAACTGGTGCAGGAAATCAAGGGGCCACCGGTCAAAGTGGCCTTTACCGCTGACGGCCAGCCCACGAAGGCCGCCCTGGGATTTGCCAGGAACAACGGCGTGCCGGTGGAGGAACTGGTCACCCGTAAATTTAACGGCGGGGAGTATGTCTTTGCCGTTAAGAAAGAAGCCGGGCGGCCCGCCCGGGAAGTCCTCCCGGACCTGCTGGCGGCCGTAGTTGACGGCTTAACTTTCCCCAAACCCATGCGCTGGGGCTCCCTGGAGATGCGTTTCGCCCGCCCCATTCGCTGGCTCCTGGCCCTCTTCGGGGAGGAGGTCGTCCCCCTGGAGCTGGCCGGTCTCACCTCCGGCCGCGTAACTTACGGCCACCGCGTCCTGGCCCCCGGTCCCCATGAAGTGCCGGCTGCTCCCGCCTACCTCCAGGTCCTGGAGCAGAATTACGTCCTGGCCGACCAGCACCGCCGCCGGCGGCTGATCTGGGAACAGATTACTCAACTTGCCGCCCGGGAAGGAGGCCGGGTGGAGGAAGACCCCGATTTGCTGGAAGAGATCAATTACCTGCTGGAATACCCCACCGCCCTGGCCGGCCGCTTTAACCCGGAATACTTAAAGCTCCCCCGGGAAGTGGTCATTACCCCCATGCGCGACCACCAGCGCTATTTCCCCGTATGGAATAACCGGGGCGAACTCCTCCCCCTGTTTATTACCGTCCATAACGGTACGGCCGGGCACCTGGATACCATCAGCCGCGGCAATGAAAGGGTGCTGGCAGCCAGGCTCGCCGACGCCGCTTTCTTTTACCGGGAAGACCAGAAGACACCCCTGGCGGCCAGGGTGGCTAAACTGGAGGAAATTGTCTTCCAGGAAAGCCTGGGGACCATGCTGGCCAAGACCCGGCGGTTGATGCGGTTGAGCCGGATGCTGGTCCGGACCCTGGACCTGCCGGGGGAACTGGCCCCGGTGGTCGAGCGCACGGCGGAGCTGGCCAAGGCCGACCTGGTAACCTCCATGGTCTATGAATTCCCCGAACTCCAGGGGATTATGGGCTCCTATTACGCCGCCCACGACGGGGAGGCCCCCGAAGTCTGCCAGGGTATCCGCCAGCACTACTGGCCGCGCTTTGCCGGCGACCGCCTGCCCGATTCCCTGACGGGCATGGTCGTGGGCCTGGCCGACCGCCTGGACACCCTGGTGGGCTGTTTTGGTGCCGGGTTAATACCGACCGGCTCCCAGGACCCCTACGCCTTGCGCCGCCAGGCCACAGGTTTGGTGACCATGGCCGTGGAACTCAATCTCAAGTTTTCCCTGGCCGGGGTCATTGCTGCCGCCTATGAAGGTTACACGGAGGGCGGCATCCGGCTGGCCCAGGATTTACCTGCCGTCCAGGAGCAGCTGGCCGGGTTCTGCCGCCAGCGGCTGGAGCATATCCTGGCCGAAAAAGGCATACGTTTTGATGTGATCCAGGCCTGCCTGGCTGCCGGCAGCGACGACCTGGCCGGTGTCTACCACCGCGCCCGGGATCTCAGCGCTTTCCGGGAAGAGGAAGGTTTTGCCGCCCTGCAGACGGCCTTCACCCGCGCCTTCAACCTGGCCCGCCAGGCGGGGGAAAGGTATGTCCTGCAGCCGGGAGCATTAACAGAGAAAGTGGAAATCGACCTTTACCGGGCCCTGGAACAGGCCCGCCGGCAGGCAGAACCCCTGCTCCGGGAAGGCAATTACCTGGGTGCGTTAAAGGCCATGGCTGCTCTACGAGAACCTATTGACGCCTTCTTTGACGGTGTCCTGGTCATGGCGCCGGAAAAAGAAGTTCGCAACAACCGCCTGGCCCTGCTCCAGGGGGTCGTGGACCTGGTTTTCCAGGTAGCCGATTTTTCCCGCCTGGTTCCCTAG
- a CDS encoding putative toxin-antitoxin system toxin component, PIN family: protein MIKVVCDTNVYISAFLFGGKPEEIIAMARNNEIELLISEDILAEVSGVLKRKFGWTDEQISLTLEELRTITRLVTPGTRLEVIQEDEADNRFLECAMAGEAKYIITGDSRHLRPLKEFRGICILSPAEFLLALRETTSD, encoded by the coding sequence ATGATTAAGGTGGTTTGCGATACTAACGTTTATATTTCGGCCTTCCTTTTTGGCGGCAAGCCGGAAGAAATTATAGCCATGGCTAGAAACAATGAGATTGAGTTATTGATTTCAGAAGACATCCTTGCTGAAGTGAGCGGGGTTCTTAAAAGGAAATTTGGGTGGACCGATGAGCAGATTAGCCTGACACTTGAAGAGCTCCGGACTATTACCAGGCTGGTTACCCCTGGAACCAGGCTGGAGGTTATTCAAGAAGATGAGGCAGATAATCGCTTTTTGGAGTGTGCTATGGCGGGCGAAGCCAAATATATAATTACCGGCGATAGCCGCCATCTACGGCCACTTAAAGAATTCAGGGGTATTTGTATACTGTCTCCTGCCGAATTTTTATTGGCACTACGTGAAACTACCAGTGATTGA
- the recO gene encoding DNA repair protein RecO, whose product MVKVLPEVIKMAGYFRAEGIVLKSRDYQETDQLLTILTPSHGKVDAIVKGVRKPKSSLRSGTQQLCRSRFLFYAGKSLATVTQCEVQSIFAPLRQDLRRLAYACYLVEIADSVVMPGQVNPAMYNLLKQGLELLAGVPPGLVARAFEARTLKILGLEPRLDRCASCGGPLRSTGRVIVAPAAGGTICPDCRGREGPEYQVMPGSIKIWQQLNHMNWRNLQRLQISPYLARELEEIMPAFLEYYLDRKLKSRALINEIGGNDDDGTGKNRPVARALRIKLPGSQGGPGAGRR is encoded by the coding sequence GTGGTCAAAGTTCTTCCGGAGGTCATCAAAATGGCGGGTTATTTCCGGGCCGAAGGCATAGTCCTGAAAAGCAGGGACTACCAGGAAACAGACCAGCTACTGACAATTTTAACTCCCAGCCACGGCAAGGTAGACGCCATCGTAAAAGGGGTGCGTAAACCCAAAAGCAGCCTGCGCAGCGGTACCCAGCAGCTCTGCCGGTCCCGCTTTTTATTTTACGCCGGTAAAAGCCTGGCCACCGTCACCCAGTGTGAGGTGCAGTCTATCTTTGCCCCTTTACGCCAGGACCTGAGGCGCCTGGCCTATGCTTGCTACCTGGTGGAGATAGCCGACAGCGTCGTCATGCCCGGCCAGGTGAACCCTGCCATGTACAACCTTTTAAAACAGGGGCTGGAGCTGCTGGCCGGGGTGCCGCCGGGCCTGGTGGCCCGGGCCTTTGAAGCCCGGACGTTAAAAATCCTGGGCCTGGAGCCCCGCCTGGACCGCTGCGCCTCCTGCGGGGGGCCTTTAAGGAGTACCGGGCGGGTAATCGTAGCCCCAGCCGCTGGCGGTACCATTTGCCCGGACTGCCGGGGCCGGGAGGGCCCGGAGTACCAGGTAATGCCGGGCAGTATAAAGATCTGGCAACAGTTAAATCATATGAACTGGCGGAATCTCCAGCGATTGCAGATCAGCCCTTACCTCGCCCGGGAACTGGAGGAAATTATGCCCGCCTTTTTGGAATACTATTTAGACAGGAAACTGAAATCCCGTGCTTTGATTAATGAAATAGGGGGCAATGATGATGACGGAACTGGAAAAAATCGACCAGTTGCGCGAGCGCTTAGGATTAAGTTACCGGGAAGCCAGGGAGGCCCTGGAGCGGGCCGGCGGTGA
- a CDS encoding ribbon-helix-helix protein, CopG family, translating into MGDVIKRRILNISLPVTLYEDLEAMAREKAKTKAEFAREAITRYIESEKRWQYIRKWGQASARQLQLKDENDIEEIIHTMRKEGRND; encoded by the coding sequence ATGGGTGATGTGATCAAAAGAAGGATTTTAAACATTTCCCTGCCGGTTACTTTGTATGAGGATCTGGAGGCAATGGCAAGGGAAAAAGCCAAAACTAAAGCAGAATTCGCCCGCGAGGCCATAACCAGATATATAGAAAGCGAAAAACGCTGGCAATATATTAGAAAATGGGGACAGGCATCAGCCCGGCAGCTCCAACTTAAAGATGAAAACGATATTGAAGAAATAATCCACACGATGCGGAAGGAAGGCCGTAATGATTAA